From a region of the Aquipuribacter hungaricus genome:
- a CDS encoding L,D-transpeptidase family protein: protein LLVPAAAASGADPVPPAAPVTTQAAAPAAGVPVGSLAPGQQVADGSTRLVMQTDGNLVVYAGGAPAWHSRTDGHPGARLVVQGDGNLVVVGPDARPVWDSGTWGLGATDLRLVPGGLSLLLPSGRPVWRDGTWLAATVAAGQDVVPGEPVPSRDRSHRLVLQGDGNLVLYRGAVATWSSRTDGSGADVLRLQADGNLVLLDDGAPVWHTVTAGTAAARLVVQADGNTVLLGATRPVWDSRGATGAAAHHLRAGAVPSWALAVPDRTRQVLRAVPSTRWCSQRWCAVTELWRKASNGTWVQEAAYRSQSGPEGFSPMPRRAGDGTTPSGVYGIATTFSSHATPPGPMPWRRRLPTSTVSGSAAYYNTWIEEPGRTDGTRPSMEYGLWVDFNNARMVPGQGPAPDPRIGSGIFVHTLPATARYIASEGCIAIGERTQMLAVLQWLDPAAQPRVVLGT, encoded by the coding sequence CTGCTCGTGCCCGCCGCCGCGGCGTCCGGCGCGGACCCGGTGCCGCCCGCCGCACCCGTGACGACCCAGGCCGCCGCACCCGCCGCCGGCGTGCCGGTCGGCTCGCTCGCCCCCGGCCAGCAGGTCGCGGACGGCAGCACCCGCCTGGTCATGCAGACCGACGGCAACCTCGTCGTCTACGCCGGCGGTGCCCCCGCCTGGCACAGCCGCACCGACGGGCACCCCGGCGCCCGGCTCGTCGTCCAGGGCGACGGCAACCTCGTCGTCGTCGGCCCCGACGCCCGTCCCGTCTGGGACAGCGGCACCTGGGGGCTCGGCGCCACCGACCTCCGCCTGGTGCCCGGCGGCCTCTCGCTCCTGCTGCCCTCGGGCCGGCCGGTGTGGCGCGACGGCACGTGGCTGGCGGCCACCGTCGCGGCCGGGCAGGACGTCGTGCCGGGGGAGCCTGTGCCCAGCCGCGACCGGTCCCACCGGCTGGTGCTTCAGGGCGACGGCAACCTCGTGCTCTACCGCGGGGCGGTGGCGACGTGGTCGAGCCGGACCGACGGCAGCGGCGCCGACGTGCTGCGCCTGCAGGCCGACGGCAACCTCGTCCTGCTCGACGACGGGGCGCCCGTCTGGCACACCGTGACCGCCGGCACCGCCGCGGCGCGGCTCGTCGTCCAGGCCGACGGCAACACCGTCCTGCTCGGCGCCACCCGCCCGGTGTGGGACAGCCGGGGTGCCACGGGCGCCGCGGCCCACCACCTGCGCGCCGGCGCGGTGCCCTCGTGGGCGCTGGCCGTGCCCGACCGCACCCGCCAGGTCCTCCGTGCCGTCCCCTCGACCCGCTGGTGCAGCCAGCGCTGGTGCGCGGTGACCGAGCTCTGGCGCAAGGCCAGCAACGGCACGTGGGTGCAGGAGGCGGCCTACCGCTCCCAGAGCGGTCCCGAGGGCTTCAGCCCGATGCCGCGCCGCGCGGGCGACGGCACGACGCCGTCGGGCGTCTACGGGATCGCGACGACGTTCAGCTCCCACGCCACCCCGCCCGGCCCCATGCCGTGGCGCCGCCGCCTGCCGACGTCCACCGTGAGCGGGAGCGCGGCGTACTACAACACGTGGATCGAGGAGCCCGGCCGGACCGACGGCACGCGCCCGTCCATGGAGTACGGCCTGTGGGTGGACTTCAACAACGCCCGCATGGTGCCCGGGCAGGGGCCGGCGCCGGACCCCCGGATCGGGTCGGGCATCTTCGTCCACACGCTGCCCGCCACCGCGCGCTACATCGCCTCCGAGGGCTGCATCGCCATCGGCGAGCGGACCCAGATGCTCGCGGTGCTCCAGTGGCTCGACCCGGCCGCGCAGCCCCGCGTCGTCCTCGGCACCTGA
- a CDS encoding DUF4394 domain-containing protein: MRPTPPALVAAAAVAAGLALSLAAPASAVHEEVQVTGLTQSGRLVTFAAGDPGTILSTVRVTGLGGDLVGIDYRPLTDQLYGVVRGAGGAGSIVVIDDTTGQVLSSTALRGVDGAPVVLAGGSFGVDVNPAADALRIVSDSGQNLRVLLSDRAAGALGTTFVDGTITPAGSAVVGAAYTGSDTDPATGTALYDLSAAGDSLVLQDPPNAGALKPVGPLGRAVGEKAGFDIYTEGTTNIALVSLVDRGRATLSVVDLATGAVNPASTMEIGTRPAVVDIAVPTDQ, encoded by the coding sequence ATGCGCCCGACACCCCCCGCCCTCGTCGCCGCTGCCGCCGTCGCGGCAGGCCTCGCCCTGTCCCTCGCCGCGCCGGCCTCGGCCGTGCACGAGGAGGTCCAGGTCACCGGTCTCACCCAGAGCGGCCGGCTCGTCACGTTCGCGGCCGGCGACCCCGGCACCATCCTGTCCACGGTCCGGGTCACCGGCCTGGGCGGCGACCTCGTCGGCATCGACTACCGCCCCCTCACCGACCAGCTGTACGGCGTCGTCCGCGGCGCGGGCGGGGCCGGGAGCATCGTCGTCATCGACGACACCACCGGGCAGGTGCTGTCGAGCACGGCGCTGCGCGGTGTGGACGGCGCCCCGGTCGTCCTGGCCGGCGGCAGCTTCGGCGTCGACGTCAACCCCGCCGCCGACGCCCTGCGCATCGTCTCCGACAGCGGCCAGAACCTCCGCGTCCTGCTGTCCGACCGGGCCGCCGGCGCGCTCGGCACGACGTTCGTCGACGGGACCATCACCCCCGCCGGGTCCGCCGTCGTCGGCGCCGCGTACACCGGCAGCGACACCGACCCGGCCACCGGGACCGCCCTGTACGACCTGTCCGCCGCCGGAGACAGCCTCGTCCTGCAGGACCCGCCGAACGCGGGCGCCCTCAAGCCGGTCGGCCCGCTCGGCCGAGCGGTCGGCGAGAAGGCCGGCTTCGACATCTACACCGAGGGCACGACGAACATCGCCCTGGTCTCCCTCGTCGACCGCGGCCGCGCCACCCTGTCGGTCGTCGACCTCGCCACCGGGGCGGTCAACCCCGCCTCGACCATGGAGATCGGCACCCGCCCCGCGGTCGTCGACATCGCGGTGCCCACGGACCAGTAG
- a CDS encoding S1 family peptidase, whose protein sequence is MRRPGILAAAAALGLALVVASPAEAIRYGTPDDGEHPYVGIMVGDLGDEPQFRCSGTLVSPTVFLTAGHCTFGIDGATVWFDEDINDREASGYPGGGETSVEGTPYTHPDYDDAAFYSHDLGVVVLDEPVVLEEYGEIPEAGYFDALFARKGAVKQTFTAVGYGLQRSQPVQTGLTEASLERLQASPLRVINQDPLKTGAAVLLSNNASSGGTCSGDSGGPTFVGDSNLVVAVTSYGMNARCAGTGGVYRVDTADDLAWLATFGIYPGENW, encoded by the coding sequence ATGCGCAGACCCGGCATCCTCGCGGCCGCGGCCGCTCTCGGCCTGGCCCTGGTCGTCGCCTCGCCCGCCGAGGCCATCCGCTACGGCACGCCCGACGACGGCGAGCACCCCTACGTCGGCATCATGGTCGGCGACCTCGGGGACGAGCCGCAGTTCCGCTGCAGCGGCACGCTGGTCTCCCCGACGGTGTTCCTCACCGCCGGCCACTGCACCTTCGGCATCGACGGCGCGACCGTCTGGTTCGACGAGGACATCAACGACCGGGAGGCCAGCGGCTACCCCGGCGGCGGCGAGACGTCGGTCGAGGGCACGCCGTACACCCACCCCGACTACGACGACGCGGCCTTCTACTCCCACGACCTCGGCGTGGTCGTGCTGGACGAGCCGGTCGTCCTCGAGGAGTACGGCGAGATCCCCGAGGCCGGGTACTTCGACGCGCTCTTCGCCCGGAAGGGTGCCGTCAAGCAGACCTTCACGGCCGTGGGCTACGGCCTGCAGCGCTCCCAGCCGGTCCAGACCGGGCTGACCGAGGCCTCGCTCGAGCGGCTGCAGGCCTCGCCGCTGCGGGTCATCAACCAGGACCCGCTCAAGACGGGGGCGGCGGTGCTGCTGTCGAACAACGCGAGCTCCGGCGGCACGTGCAGCGGCGACTCCGGCGGCCCGACCTTCGTCGGCGACAGCAACCTGGTCGTCGCGGTGACCTCGTACGGCATGAACGCCCGCTGCGCCGGCACCGGCGGGGTGTACCGCGTGGACACCGCCGACGACCTGGCGTGGCTCGCGACGTTCGGGATCTATCCGGGCGAGAACTGGTGA
- a CDS encoding 3-methyladenine DNA glycosylase has protein sequence MLVLGPEGWRPLREAHEARAAGLSAAHRARREARQSHAVDDFLWTYYSLRPGRLARWHPGAGVALTGTDDVPPGYRETATGSGTAVVADPAAFADRCPGVLEWVSAVLGGVASRPARHDCFGLHEWAMVYRADERRHALPLRLGPAGTDAVVESLPVRCSHIDAFRFFTEAAVPLNASVPTRAAQPDLDHAGCVHVTMDLLKWALKLGPLVPGDLLLDCFELARDARTLDMRASPYDVSGYGHEPVAVETPTGRQAYAAAQRDLAGRAAPLRQRLLAVCRQAVAEVAGAADAAEVAGPVQTVDGALRRG, from the coding sequence GTGCTGGTGCTGGGGCCCGAGGGGTGGCGACCGCTGCGCGAGGCCCACGAGGCCCGCGCCGCAGGGCTGTCGGCCGCGCACCGGGCGCGACGCGAGGCCCGGCAGAGCCACGCCGTCGACGACTTCCTGTGGACGTACTACTCGCTGCGCCCGGGCCGGCTCGCGCGCTGGCACCCCGGCGCCGGGGTCGCCCTGACCGGCACCGACGACGTCCCGCCCGGCTACCGCGAGACGGCGACCGGGTCCGGCACCGCGGTGGTCGCCGACCCGGCCGCGTTCGCCGACCGCTGCCCGGGGGTCCTGGAGTGGGTGTCCGCCGTGCTCGGCGGGGTCGCGTCGCGGCCCGCGCGGCACGACTGCTTCGGGCTGCACGAGTGGGCGATGGTCTACCGGGCCGACGAGCGGCGCCACGCCCTGCCGCTGCGGCTGGGCCCGGCGGGGACCGACGCCGTCGTCGAGAGCCTGCCGGTGCGGTGCAGCCACATCGACGCGTTCCGGTTCTTCACCGAGGCCGCCGTGCCGCTCAACGCCTCGGTCCCCACCCGCGCCGCCCAGCCGGACCTCGACCACGCCGGGTGCGTGCACGTGACGATGGACCTGCTCAAGTGGGCGCTGAAGCTCGGCCCCCTGGTGCCCGGTGACCTGCTGCTGGACTGCTTCGAGCTCGCCCGGGACGCCCGCACCCTGGACATGCGCGCGAGCCCGTACGACGTGAGCGGCTACGGGCACGAGCCCGTCGCGGTCGAGACCCCGACCGGCCGCCAGGCGTACGCGGCGGCCCAGCGCGACCTCGCCGGACGGGCCGCGCCGCTGCGGCAGCGGCTGCTCGCGGTGTGCCGGCAGGCCGTGGCCGAGGTGGCCGGGGCGGCCGACGCGGCCGAGGTGGCCGGACCGGTGCAGACCGTCGACGGGGCTCTCCGCCGCGGCTAG
- a CDS encoding fumarylacetoacetate hydrolase family protein, producing the protein MRIARYTAGEDPVFGIVEGDPGEERVHQIAGDPIYAEPVRTGAVHALAEVRLLAPVIPRSKIVGIGKNYADHAAEMGGEAPTEPAMFLKPNTSVVGPGDPVVLPWQSTHVDYEGELAVVIGRLCKDVPPERVPEVVFGYTVANDVTARDLQKSDLQWARAKGFDTFCPLGPWLVTADELAVDDLAITTRLDGRTVQDSRTSLLVHDVVTLVSTVSEAFTLLPGDVILTGTPAGVGPMRDGQVVEIEIEGIGVLRNPVRDSGSGGLA; encoded by the coding sequence GTGCGCATCGCGAGGTACACCGCAGGGGAGGACCCGGTCTTCGGGATCGTCGAGGGGGACCCGGGCGAGGAGCGGGTGCACCAGATCGCCGGCGACCCGATCTACGCCGAGCCGGTGCGGACCGGCGCCGTGCACGCCCTGGCCGAGGTCCGCCTGCTCGCCCCCGTCATCCCGCGCAGCAAGATCGTCGGGATCGGCAAGAACTACGCCGACCACGCCGCCGAGATGGGCGGCGAGGCCCCCACCGAGCCGGCGATGTTCCTCAAGCCCAACACCTCGGTGGTCGGCCCGGGCGACCCCGTCGTCCTGCCGTGGCAGAGCACGCACGTCGACTACGAGGGCGAGCTCGCCGTGGTTATCGGCCGGCTGTGCAAGGACGTCCCGCCGGAGCGCGTCCCGGAGGTCGTGTTCGGCTACACCGTCGCCAACGACGTCACCGCGCGCGACCTGCAGAAGAGCGACCTGCAGTGGGCCCGTGCCAAGGGCTTCGACACGTTCTGCCCGCTCGGCCCGTGGCTGGTCACCGCCGACGAGCTCGCCGTCGACGACCTGGCCATCACCACCCGCCTGGACGGGCGCACCGTGCAGGACAGCCGCACCTCGCTGCTCGTGCACGACGTCGTCACGCTGGTCAGCACCGTCAGCGAGGCGTTCACGCTGCTCCCGGGCGACGTCATCCTCACCGGCACCCCCGCCGGAGTGGGCCCGATGCGCGACGGCCAGGTGGTCGAGATCGAGATCGAGGGCATCGGCGTGCTGCGCAACCCCGTGCGCGACTCCGGCTCGGGGGGCCTGGCGTGA